A single window of Colletes latitarsis isolate SP2378_abdomen chromosome 11, iyColLati1, whole genome shotgun sequence DNA harbors:
- the LOC143348512 gene encoding protein-L-isoaspartate O-methyltransferase domain-containing protein 1, which produces MFSRMGTLEIITNNDDFVDNLMKFQYIKRKEVELAFRAVDRANYLPPWDKQNAYRNCSLKYGKIHLSAPYVYTEVMEGLCLKPGLSFLNIGSGTGYVSTMAGLILNQHGINHGVELYEECLKYAYERLEEFKQKSLALDEFDFCEPLFVQGDCLNVIPDRQYDRVYCGAAWSESYIDHIKQFVRPGGILVIHLEDTLICTHRTSRDIWYNSDVIPIPFESIVVGTNSEQTPVYLPECHPLSLRELCRGNIRNRLRENVWNEHSSWLETKKLIVLEQEDIDIGVIRVEIISHHVNSKALSTYMMEKIHQLPLPFSLKLYINYNRQL; this is translated from the exons ATGTTTTCAAGAATGGGGACACTCGAAATTATAACAAATAATGATGATTTTGTAGATAATTTAATGAAGTTCCAatatataaaaagaaaagagGTGGAGCTAGCATTTAGAGCAGTCGATAGAGCAAATTATTTGCCACCTTGGGACAAACAAAACGCTTACAGGAATTGTTCCCTGAAGTATGGCAAGATACATCTATCAGCACCATACGTGTATACTGAAGTAATGGAAGGTCTTTGTTTGAAGCCTGGGCTGAGCTTTTTAAATATTGGATCAGGAACTGGTTATGTCAGTACAATGGCAGGGCTCATATTGA ACCAACATGGAATAAATCATGGCGTTGAATTGTACgaagaatgtttaaaatatgCATACGAGCGGCTAGAAGAATTTAAGCAAAAGTCATTAGCTCTGGATGAATTTGACTTTTGCGAACCACTGTTTGTACAAG GGGATTGTCTGAACGTTATACCAGATAGACAATACGATAGAGTGTATTGTGGTGCAGCGTGGTCTGAATCATACATAGACCACATTAAACAGTTTGTGCGTCCTGGAGGTATCCTTGTGATACATTTAGAGGATACCTTAATTTGTACACATAGAACAAGTAGGGATATTTGGTACAATTCCGATGTGATTCCCATACCGTTCGAATCGATAGTTGTTGGTACTAATTCCGAACAGACTCCAGTTTACTTAC cCGAATGTCATCCGCTGTCTTTACGGGAATTGTGTAGAGGTAACATAAGAAATCGGTTAAGAGAGAACGTTTGGAACGAGCATAGTTCTTGGTTGGAAACCAAGAAACTTATAGTTTTAGAACAAGAAGACATTGATATTGGTGTTATCAGAGTAGAGATCATCTCTCATCACGTAAATAGCAAAGCCCTTTCTACTTATATGATGGAAAAGATACATCAGTTACCATTACCTTTTTCATTGAAGTTGTACATAAATTACAATCGACAGTTATAA